In Rhodococcus sp. OK302, one genomic interval encodes:
- a CDS encoding type I polyketide synthase: MTIDDTTPTGNGRDSKDGRRVGVDGGVSRTTSKGALVDSLNNGLPYAVAFGGQGAPWLSTLEELSRDNGLEPVLTDLVNDAAARLAPVAQDLVVVRPIGFDPIAWMLEAEIVDEEEGEKPAGPSAAALTAAPVSLPGVFLTQLAALRALTAQGLDTAVHAPVSVIGHSQGVLATAAVAARGNDDGELLAVAQLVGAAASLVGRRRGIIASAAGKPMVAVSNVDPERLAAVVAELAETTTPDRAAVLAIRNGRRRVVLAGPPAQLARVQERCEQIEAEEAREREGKKRGGSVFAPSFDPLDTEIGFHHPALADAIDLVGSWAIRCGLDADRARALAQAVLVDPVDWVQEVDGAIEAGAQWILDLGPSDQLTRMTASSLRGQGIGIIAAATRGGHRNLLTPGATPEVSRSWTEFAPKPVTLPGGRIGVETAFTKLTGRSPILLAGMTPTTVDAKIVAAAANAGHWAELAGGGQVTEEIFEDRVAELKMLLEPGRAIQFNSLFLDPYLWKLQLGGKRLVQRARTAGAPIDGVIVTAGIPELEEAVALIDELSEIGITNIAFKPGTVAQIRSVIRIANEVPNFPVIVHIEGGRAGGHHSWEDLDDLLLDTYAELRARPNLVICVGGGIGTPERAADYLTGRWSAAAGFPAMPVDGILVGTAAMATLEATTSPEVKQLLVDTPGTPDWVGAGTAEGGMASGRSQLGADIHEIDNAASRTGRLLDEVAGDSDAVAERRDEIIAALNVTAKPYFGDVETMTYAQWLRRYLELTVGIDAAKEFDCGADLQDAIAEATSSPWLDISWRARFGEMLQRAEARLHPVDRGPIPTLFADAATLERPEAAICALQASYPDYNTTVLHPADISFFISLCKTPGKPVNFVPVVDGDVRRWWRSDSLWQAHDPRYTADQVCVIPGTVAVAGITEVDEPVGALLDRFEKATYDELVAAGTTPVTLASRRHQDAAPGLLDAVLSAPDLQWAGRLTQNPVRRLGDLDQWSAQSAEKAVHGTTGASLTVVDEAHVLLSVPLVADKSVDITITIPASVVDGGAPVVTEADAEAAMSALLAVAAGQELPTVKNGTARVNVAWVPDRIADHAGVTGSGLPASLSVSGKAVPDVVVGACWPAVFAVLGAAKLDSLSVIEGMLDLVHLDHTVELVGELPSETSILVVNAEVASVLDTDLGRVVEVKVEVGAMLGEGLDAPAVVTMTERFAIRGRTGAGELADPARAGGSITDAAIDTPRRRRRDAKILAPVSMGAFAQVSGDHNPIHTSDNAALLAGLGSPIVHGMWLSAAAQQVVTAVDPSETRTPPRRLTAWTARFLGMVRPGATIDVRVDRVGIDQGAEIVEVGCRIDGELVMVATGRTAAPKTVYAFPGQGIQRPGMGLDARARSKAAREIWDRADKHTRKALGFSILAVVRDNPVIVKARGVEHKHPDGVLHLTQFTQVAMAVLGVAQVAELRESGAFVEGALLAGHSVGEYNALAAVAGVLPLEAVLEVVFQRGSAMHALVPRDEAGRSNYRLSAIRPSQIGVADEDLKDFVDSVAAASSEYLEIVNLNLRGSQYAIAGTIAGLEALEKEIDIRRAAFGGKRAYIQIPGIDVPFHSTVLRGGVDDFRRVLLDLLPQDIDPAILIGRYIPNLVPKPFSLRREFVQEIADLVPSEPLQAVLADFDNAAKHPSDLARTILSELLAWQFASPVRWIETQDLLFADEADGGLGVERFIEIGLGAVPTVANLASQTLKLPGRFGYPVEVLNIEREAGIVYGTDVDPAVDDDDDVEAPAAAAPTAAAAPAAAAAPVATSSGPRPDDLTFKAPDATKVLISLWTKLRPDQVGPADTIEALCDGVSSRRNQLLVDLGSELSLGAIDGAADADMGSLGATVDKLARTYKPFGPVLSDSINDHLRKVFGPSGKRPGYIADRVKKVWELGDGWAHHVTAAVALGTRDGASIRGGDLGGLSSGALADAAAVDAVIDSAVASVGAARGVSVALPATGGGSGGTVDAAALGEFTENITGRNGVLASAARLVLEQLGLNEEAAVATVEDTELVDLVSAELGSDWPRLVAPAFDAQKAVLLDDRWASAREDLARIWLGSETLSVENFIGSGSTVAAQAKWWATRATDEGRTTLAEVYTRIADAAVTAESDAPEWAGEVAVVTGASKGSIAASVTGKLLAGGATVFVTTSRLDGKRLGFYRDLYRENARAGAALWVVPANMASYTDVDALIDWIGNDATENAGGAKKLIKPAMTPTMLFPFAAPRVGGELSDAGARAEMEMRVLLWSVERLIGGLSKIGYDSDVDTHLHVVLPGSPNRGTFGGDGAYGEAKASLIAVVNRWKAERNWAERVTLAHAIIGWVRGTGLMGHNDPIVDAVEAAGVRTWSTQEMATELLKTATAESRRSAAKAPLEIDLTGGLSEANLDLGALAREAADVAELAEAVDEAVDESSILALPAPARIDATIKAPSWPELDTNPSDLVVIVGAGELGPYGSSRTRFEMEVDEQLSAAGVLELAWNTGLIVWENDPKAGWYDVESGDLVPEAEIADKYHDTVVERCGIRRYVDEGHMIDNTAPLLTSVFLDKDLSFVVGSEAEAQAFVESDPENTVASVSAESGDWTVTRRAGTEIRVPRKMKLTRSVGGQIPTNFDVTKWGIPADMAGSVDRVGLWNIVATVDAFLTGGFTPSELLRWVHPSLVANTQGTGMGGMTSMRSLYIDTLLGENRPNDILQEALPNVIAAHVVQSYVGGYGSMVHPVAACATAAVSVEEGVDKIRLGKATLVVAGGFDDLSAEGIIGFGDMSATAKTSDMHAKGIEDRRFSRANDRRRGGFVESAGGGTILLARGDLALEMGLPVLGVVAWAGSFADGVHTSIPAPGIGALGAGRGGPDSQLALSLNALGVTADDIAVISKHDTSTAANDPNEAELHERLAGALGRSEGAPMFVVSQKSLTGHAKGGAAAFQLIGLCQVLGQGVIPPNRSLDCVDDKMAEFEHLVWARQPLKFGEQLPLRAGLLTSLGFGHVSGLIAVVHPQAFVESVPVAKREAYLAAAQQRTIDGQRRLAKAMCGGDSLYERPADRRLGADGTPAKASRQLEADMLLSEDARLGADDRYRSNLPGCK, from the coding sequence GTGACGATCGATGACACGACACCTACAGGAAACGGACGCGACTCGAAGGACGGACGCCGCGTTGGCGTCGACGGGGGAGTTTCTCGCACGACCAGCAAAGGTGCCCTCGTCGATTCACTGAACAACGGACTCCCGTACGCGGTTGCGTTCGGTGGGCAGGGTGCTCCGTGGCTCAGCACGCTCGAAGAACTCAGCCGCGACAACGGTCTCGAGCCGGTTCTGACCGATCTGGTCAACGATGCAGCTGCGCGCCTCGCTCCCGTTGCTCAGGATCTCGTGGTTGTGCGCCCGATCGGTTTCGATCCGATCGCGTGGATGCTCGAAGCCGAGATCGTGGACGAAGAAGAAGGTGAGAAGCCGGCAGGACCGTCTGCTGCAGCACTCACCGCGGCACCAGTTTCACTTCCCGGTGTGTTCCTCACGCAGCTTGCGGCGTTGCGTGCGCTCACTGCGCAGGGTCTCGATACCGCCGTTCATGCGCCCGTTTCTGTCATCGGCCACTCGCAGGGCGTTCTTGCGACCGCTGCCGTTGCCGCTCGTGGAAACGACGACGGGGAACTTCTGGCCGTCGCACAGCTCGTCGGTGCTGCAGCCAGCCTGGTCGGACGTCGCCGCGGAATCATCGCGAGTGCCGCCGGCAAGCCGATGGTTGCAGTATCCAACGTCGATCCCGAGCGACTGGCCGCTGTAGTTGCCGAACTGGCCGAGACCACGACGCCCGACCGCGCAGCTGTTCTCGCCATCCGTAACGGCCGCCGCCGCGTTGTCCTCGCCGGACCTCCCGCTCAGCTTGCGCGTGTTCAGGAACGCTGCGAGCAGATCGAAGCTGAAGAAGCGCGTGAACGCGAAGGCAAGAAGCGTGGCGGTTCGGTATTCGCGCCGTCCTTCGACCCGCTCGATACCGAGATCGGCTTCCACCACCCGGCACTTGCCGACGCCATCGACCTGGTCGGTAGCTGGGCAATCCGCTGCGGCCTGGACGCAGATCGCGCCCGCGCACTCGCGCAGGCAGTGCTCGTCGATCCGGTCGACTGGGTACAGGAAGTTGATGGCGCCATCGAGGCCGGCGCACAGTGGATCCTCGATCTCGGACCGAGTGACCAGCTGACCCGCATGACGGCGTCGTCGCTGCGCGGACAGGGCATCGGCATCATCGCTGCTGCCACTCGCGGCGGACACCGCAACCTGCTCACTCCCGGTGCTACGCCTGAGGTCTCACGTTCGTGGACCGAATTCGCGCCCAAGCCGGTTACGTTGCCCGGTGGACGCATCGGCGTCGAGACCGCCTTCACGAAGCTGACCGGTCGCTCGCCGATCCTGCTCGCCGGCATGACGCCGACGACAGTCGACGCCAAGATCGTTGCTGCCGCAGCAAACGCCGGCCACTGGGCCGAGCTCGCCGGTGGTGGCCAGGTCACCGAAGAAATCTTCGAAGACCGTGTCGCAGAACTGAAGATGCTGCTCGAACCGGGCCGCGCGATCCAGTTCAACTCCCTCTTCCTCGACCCGTACCTGTGGAAGCTGCAGCTCGGTGGCAAGCGCCTCGTGCAGCGCGCTCGCACCGCCGGTGCACCCATCGACGGTGTCATCGTCACCGCCGGAATCCCGGAACTCGAAGAGGCAGTTGCCCTTATCGACGAGCTCTCCGAAATCGGCATCACCAACATCGCGTTCAAGCCCGGCACCGTGGCGCAGATCCGCTCCGTGATCCGCATTGCCAACGAGGTTCCGAACTTCCCGGTCATCGTCCATATCGAAGGCGGCCGCGCCGGCGGACACCACTCGTGGGAAGACCTCGACGACCTGCTTCTCGACACCTACGCCGAACTGCGTGCGCGTCCGAACCTGGTCATCTGCGTCGGCGGCGGCATCGGAACACCCGAGCGCGCAGCTGATTACCTGACCGGCCGTTGGTCGGCCGCAGCCGGCTTCCCGGCAATGCCCGTCGACGGCATCCTCGTCGGAACCGCTGCCATGGCAACGCTCGAGGCAACCACCTCGCCCGAGGTCAAGCAGCTTCTGGTCGACACACCGGGTACCCCGGACTGGGTCGGCGCCGGCACTGCCGAAGGCGGAATGGCTTCGGGCCGTAGCCAACTCGGTGCCGACATTCACGAGATCGACAATGCCGCTTCGCGCACCGGACGCCTCCTCGACGAGGTCGCCGGTGATTCCGACGCCGTTGCCGAGCGTCGTGACGAAATCATTGCCGCGCTCAACGTCACGGCCAAGCCGTACTTCGGTGACGTCGAGACAATGACGTACGCGCAGTGGTTGCGTCGTTACCTCGAGCTGACCGTCGGCATCGATGCTGCCAAGGAATTCGACTGCGGCGCAGACCTGCAGGACGCAATTGCCGAGGCAACGTCGAGCCCGTGGCTCGATATCAGCTGGCGTGCACGCTTCGGCGAAATGCTGCAGCGCGCCGAGGCTCGTCTGCACCCGGTCGACCGTGGCCCCATCCCGACCCTGTTCGCTGACGCTGCAACGCTCGAGCGTCCCGAGGCTGCGATCTGCGCTCTGCAGGCGTCGTACCCGGACTACAACACCACGGTTCTGCACCCGGCCGACATCTCGTTCTTCATCTCCCTGTGCAAGACGCCGGGCAAGCCCGTCAACTTCGTACCGGTTGTCGACGGCGACGTACGTCGCTGGTGGCGTAGCGATTCCCTGTGGCAGGCACACGATCCGCGGTACACCGCCGATCAGGTCTGCGTCATCCCCGGAACTGTTGCCGTTGCCGGCATCACCGAGGTCGACGAGCCCGTCGGCGCCCTGCTCGATCGCTTCGAGAAGGCCACGTACGACGAGTTGGTCGCTGCCGGAACAACTCCGGTGACCCTCGCGAGCCGTCGTCACCAGGATGCCGCTCCCGGACTGCTCGACGCTGTTCTCTCGGCACCAGATCTCCAGTGGGCCGGTCGTCTGACCCAGAACCCGGTCCGTCGCCTCGGCGATCTCGATCAGTGGTCCGCTCAGTCGGCAGAAAAGGCTGTTCACGGCACTACCGGTGCGAGCCTGACCGTCGTCGACGAGGCGCACGTTCTGCTTTCGGTTCCGTTGGTGGCAGACAAGTCCGTTGACATCACCATCACCATCCCGGCATCCGTCGTCGACGGTGGCGCTCCGGTTGTCACCGAGGCCGATGCCGAAGCTGCGATGTCCGCACTCCTGGCAGTTGCTGCCGGACAGGAACTTCCGACCGTCAAGAACGGCACGGCGCGCGTCAATGTCGCGTGGGTTCCCGATCGCATCGCCGATCATGCCGGTGTCACCGGTTCCGGTCTGCCCGCGTCGCTGAGCGTCAGTGGTAAGGCTGTTCCGGACGTCGTCGTCGGAGCTTGCTGGCCTGCTGTCTTCGCCGTGCTCGGCGCAGCCAAGCTCGACAGTCTCTCCGTCATCGAAGGCATGCTCGATCTGGTTCACCTGGATCACACCGTCGAACTTGTCGGTGAGCTGCCCTCCGAGACAAGCATTCTTGTTGTCAACGCCGAGGTTGCTTCGGTTCTCGATACCGACCTCGGTCGTGTTGTCGAGGTCAAGGTCGAGGTTGGCGCCATGCTCGGTGAGGGCCTCGACGCCCCCGCCGTGGTCACCATGACCGAGCGCTTCGCCATCCGTGGACGCACCGGCGCCGGCGAACTCGCCGACCCGGCACGCGCCGGCGGATCGATCACCGACGCTGCCATCGACACCCCGCGTCGTCGTCGCCGTGACGCCAAGATCCTGGCTCCGGTCAGCATGGGCGCTTTCGCCCAGGTCTCCGGTGACCACAACCCGATCCACACGTCCGACAACGCCGCACTGTTGGCCGGCCTCGGAAGCCCGATCGTGCACGGCATGTGGCTTTCCGCTGCAGCCCAGCAGGTTGTCACCGCAGTCGATCCCAGCGAAACCCGCACTCCGCCGCGTCGTCTGACCGCGTGGACCGCTCGCTTCCTCGGCATGGTTCGCCCCGGCGCCACGATCGACGTTCGTGTCGATCGGGTCGGCATCGATCAGGGTGCCGAAATCGTCGAGGTCGGTTGCCGCATCGACGGCGAACTCGTCATGGTCGCCACGGGACGCACCGCCGCCCCGAAGACTGTCTACGCGTTCCCCGGTCAGGGCATCCAGCGTCCGGGCATGGGCCTCGACGCCCGTGCTCGCTCCAAGGCTGCTCGTGAGATCTGGGATCGTGCCGACAAGCACACCCGTAAGGCTCTCGGATTCTCCATTCTTGCTGTGGTGCGCGACAACCCGGTGATCGTCAAGGCTCGCGGTGTCGAGCACAAGCATCCCGACGGTGTTCTGCACCTGACGCAGTTCACTCAGGTCGCGATGGCGGTTCTCGGTGTTGCCCAGGTTGCAGAACTGCGTGAGTCGGGCGCCTTCGTCGAGGGTGCACTGCTGGCCGGTCACTCGGTCGGTGAGTACAACGCTCTCGCAGCCGTCGCCGGAGTTCTGCCTCTCGAGGCTGTGCTCGAAGTTGTGTTCCAGCGTGGTTCGGCCATGCATGCTCTGGTGCCGCGCGACGAGGCTGGTCGTTCCAACTACCGCCTTTCCGCAATCCGTCCCTCGCAGATCGGCGTTGCCGACGAGGATCTGAAGGACTTCGTCGATTCGGTTGCTGCCGCGTCGAGCGAATACCTCGAGATCGTCAACCTGAACCTGCGTGGCTCGCAGTACGCGATCGCCGGCACCATCGCCGGTCTCGAGGCTCTCGAGAAGGAAATCGACATCCGCCGTGCTGCTTTCGGTGGCAAGCGCGCCTACATCCAGATCCCGGGCATCGACGTTCCGTTCCACTCCACGGTTTTGCGTGGCGGTGTAGACGATTTCCGTCGCGTCCTTCTGGATCTGCTTCCGCAGGACATCGATCCGGCCATCCTGATCGGCCGCTACATCCCGAACCTGGTTCCCAAGCCGTTCTCGCTGCGACGTGAGTTCGTGCAGGAGATCGCCGATCTGGTTCCGTCCGAGCCACTTCAGGCGGTGCTCGCAGATTTCGACAATGCCGCGAAGCATCCTTCTGATCTGGCACGCACCATCCTCAGTGAATTGTTGGCCTGGCAGTTCGCCAGCCCGGTTCGCTGGATCGAGACGCAGGATCTGCTCTTCGCCGACGAAGCTGACGGCGGTCTCGGAGTCGAGCGCTTCATCGAAATCGGTTTGGGCGCAGTCCCGACCGTCGCGAACCTTGCGTCGCAGACCCTCAAGCTGCCGGGCCGCTTCGGTTACCCGGTCGAGGTCCTGAACATCGAGCGTGAAGCCGGAATCGTTTACGGCACGGACGTCGATCCGGCTGTCGACGACGATGACGACGTGGAAGCACCCGCTGCTGCTGCTCCGACTGCCGCCGCCGCTCCGGCTGCTGCTGCCGCTCCGGTCGCCACATCCAGCGGGCCGCGTCCGGACGATCTCACCTTCAAGGCGCCTGACGCCACCAAGGTTCTGATCAGCCTCTGGACCAAGCTGCGTCCCGATCAGGTCGGCCCTGCTGACACGATAGAGGCACTGTGCGACGGAGTTTCCTCACGTCGTAACCAGCTCCTCGTCGACCTCGGCTCCGAGCTTTCTCTCGGCGCCATCGACGGTGCGGCAGATGCGGACATGGGCTCGCTCGGCGCCACCGTCGACAAGTTGGCTCGTACGTACAAGCCGTTCGGACCGGTTCTTTCCGATTCGATCAACGATCACCTCCGCAAGGTCTTCGGACCTTCGGGCAAGCGCCCCGGCTACATTGCCGACCGTGTCAAGAAGGTTTGGGAGCTGGGCGACGGCTGGGCACATCACGTCACCGCAGCGGTTGCGCTCGGTACTCGTGACGGCGCCAGCATCCGCGGCGGCGACCTCGGTGGACTGAGCTCCGGCGCACTTGCCGACGCAGCAGCTGTGGACGCTGTCATCGACAGCGCTGTGGCTTCGGTCGGCGCGGCTCGCGGCGTCAGTGTTGCTCTGCCGGCTACCGGCGGCGGCAGCGGCGGAACCGTCGACGCAGCAGCCCTCGGCGAATTCACCGAGAACATCACAGGCCGTAACGGCGTTCTGGCTTCGGCTGCACGCCTCGTGCTCGAGCAGCTCGGCCTCAATGAAGAAGCTGCTGTCGCAACGGTCGAAGACACCGAACTGGTCGATCTCGTATCGGCTGAGCTCGGTTCCGACTGGCCGCGTCTGGTTGCTCCGGCATTCGACGCCCAGAAGGCAGTTCTGCTCGACGACCGTTGGGCAAGTGCGCGTGAGGATCTGGCCCGCATCTGGCTCGGCAGCGAAACACTGTCGGTCGAGAACTTCATCGGATCGGGTTCCACCGTTGCCGCCCAGGCGAAGTGGTGGGCTACCCGCGCAACCGACGAAGGCCGCACGACGCTGGCCGAGGTCTACACCCGCATCGCTGACGCCGCTGTCACCGCCGAGTCGGACGCACCCGAATGGGCCGGCGAGGTCGCAGTCGTGACCGGCGCCAGCAAGGGCTCCATCGCTGCATCGGTCACCGGCAAGCTCCTGGCCGGCGGCGCAACGGTATTCGTCACCACCTCACGTCTGGACGGCAAGCGTCTCGGCTTCTACCGCGACCTGTACCGCGAAAACGCTCGCGCCGGTGCTGCCCTCTGGGTGGTTCCCGCCAACATGGCGTCGTACACGGACGTCGATGCACTGATCGACTGGATCGGCAACGACGCCACCGAAAATGCCGGTGGCGCAAAGAAGCTGATCAAGCCGGCCATGACGCCGACGATGCTGTTCCCGTTCGCGGCTCCTCGCGTCGGCGGCGAGCTTTCCGACGCCGGTGCTCGCGCCGAAATGGAAATGCGCGTACTCCTGTGGTCGGTGGAGCGCCTGATCGGTGGTCTGTCGAAGATCGGCTACGACAGCGATGTCGACACGCACCTGCACGTAGTTCTGCCCGGTTCACCGAACCGCGGAACGTTCGGTGGCGACGGCGCTTACGGTGAGGCCAAGGCTTCACTGATCGCTGTGGTCAACCGTTGGAAGGCCGAGCGCAACTGGGCCGAGCGAGTCACGTTGGCACACGCCATCATCGGTTGGGTCCGCGGAACCGGCCTGATGGGCCACAACGACCCGATCGTCGACGCTGTCGAAGCTGCCGGTGTCCGCACCTGGTCCACCCAGGAAATGGCGACCGAACTGCTGAAGACGGCTACCGCCGAGTCGCGTCGTAGCGCTGCGAAGGCACCGCTCGAAATCGACTTGACCGGTGGACTTTCCGAGGCGAACCTCGATCTGGGTGCTTTGGCTCGCGAAGCTGCCGACGTTGCAGAACTGGCGGAGGCAGTGGACGAAGCCGTCGACGAGAGCAGCATCCTGGCACTGCCGGCGCCCGCTCGAATCGATGCCACGATCAAGGCTCCGAGCTGGCCCGAACTCGACACCAATCCTTCGGACCTCGTGGTCATCGTCGGCGCCGGCGAGCTCGGCCCCTACGGTTCCTCGCGTACCCGCTTCGAGATGGAGGTCGACGAGCAGCTTTCTGCCGCCGGCGTTCTGGAGCTTGCGTGGAACACCGGACTGATCGTCTGGGAGAACGACCCCAAGGCAGGTTGGTACGACGTCGAATCCGGTGACCTGGTGCCCGAGGCGGAAATCGCCGACAAGTACCACGACACCGTCGTCGAGCGTTGCGGCATCCGTCGCTACGTCGACGAAGGCCACATGATCGACAACACCGCGCCGCTGCTTACTTCTGTGTTCCTGGACAAGGATCTGAGCTTCGTGGTCGGCAGTGAGGCAGAGGCGCAGGCCTTCGTCGAGTCCGATCCCGAGAACACCGTGGCGTCGGTTTCTGCCGAGTCCGGTGACTGGACGGTCACGCGCCGCGCCGGCACCGAGATCCGCGTCCCGCGCAAGATGAAGCTGACCCGCAGTGTGGGCGGCCAGATTCCGACCAACTTCGACGTCACCAAGTGGGGCATCCCCGCTGACATGGCAGGTTCGGTCGACCGCGTCGGACTCTGGAACATCGTTGCAACGGTGGACGCATTCCTCACGGGCGGCTTCACTCCGAGTGAACTGCTCCGCTGGGTTCACCCGAGCTTGGTTGCCAACACGCAGGGCACCGGCATGGGCGGCATGACGTCCATGAGGAGTCTGTACATCGACACGTTGCTCGGCGAGAACCGCCCCAACGACATCCTGCAGGAAGCACTGCCGAATGTTATTGCGGCGCACGTCGTTCAGTCGTACGTCGGCGGCTACGGCTCGATGGTTCACCCCGTCGCAGCCTGCGCTACCGCTGCAGTGTCGGTCGAAGAAGGCGTCGACAAGATCCGTTTGGGCAAGGCCACGCTGGTTGTTGCCGGCGGCTTCGACGACTTGAGCGCGGAAGGCATCATCGGCTTCGGTGACATGTCGGCCACGGCCAAGACGTCCGACATGCACGCCAAGGGCATCGAGGATCGCCGCTTCTCGCGGGCCAACGATCGCCGACGTGGTGGCTTCGTCGAGTCTGCCGGTGGCGGCACGATCCTGCTCGCTCGTGGTGACCTGGCACTGGAAATGGGCTTGCCCGTTCTCGGCGTCGTCGCCTGGGCCGGTTCGTTTGCCGACGGTGTCCACACCTCGATCCCGGCTCCGGGAATCGGCGCGCTGGGTGCCGGACGCGGCGGTCCGGATTCGCAGCTCGCTCTGTCACTGAACGCTCTGGGTGTTACCGCAGACGACATCGCGGTCATCTCCAAGCACGACACCTCCACTGCCGCCAACGATCCCAACGAGGCGGAACTGCACGAGCGCCTCGCCGGAGCACTGGGACGCAGTGAAGGTGCCCCGATGTTCGTCGTCTCGCAGAAGAGCCTGACCGGACACGCCAAGGGTGGTGCCGCAGCCTTCCAGCTGATCGGTCTCTGCCAGGTGCTGGGCCAGGGCGTCATCCCGCCGAACCGCAGCCTCGACTGCGTCGACGACAAGATGGCCGAGTTCGAACACCTCGTGTGGGCACGTCAGCCGCTCAAGTTCGGTGAGCAGCTTCCGCTGCGCGCCGGCCTGCTGACCAGCCTCGGCTTCGGTCACGTCTCCGGACTGATCGCGGTTGTCCACCCGCAGGCATTTGTCGAGTCGGTACCGGTCGCCAAGCGTGAGGCGTACCTTGCCGCCGCGCAGCAGCGCACCATCGACGGTCAGCGTCGCCTCGCCAAGGCGATGTGCGGCGGCGACAGCCTCTACGAGCGTCCCGCAGATCGTCGCCTCGGCGCCGACGGAACGCCCGCGAAGGCATCGCGTCAGCTCGAAGCGGACATGCTCCTGAGTGAGGATGCACGCCTGGGCGCCGACGATCGTTACCGCTCGAACCTGCCCGGCTGCAAGTAG
- the ctaD gene encoding aa3-type cytochrome oxidase subunit I, whose translation MTPVVTELVPSRPYPKRHGIKGSFLYSAATTTDPKQLGVMYLVTSFAFFMFGGLMALLIRTELAVPGLQFLSTEQYNQLFTMHGTIMLLLYATPIVFGFANYILPLQIGAPDVAFPRLNALSYWLYLFGALITVSGFLTPGGAADFGWTGYSPLTNALHSPGVGADLWIMGLVLAGVGTILGGVNMITTVICLRAPGMTMFRMPIFTWNVFMTMILVLLAFPILTAALMGLLVDRHLGGHIFDPANGGAILWQHLFWFFGHPEVYIVAIPFFGIVSEIFPVFSRKPIFGYLGLIYATIAITALSAAVWAHHMYATGSVLLPFFSMMTFLIAVPTGVKFFNWIGTMWKGQLTFESPMLFSIGFLVTFLFGGLSGVILASPPLDFHVTDSYFLVAHFHYVLFGTIVFASYAGIYFWFPKMTGRFMNERLGKWHFWTTFVGFHMTFLVQHWLGAEGMPRRYADYLPSDGFTTLNSISTIGSFVLGASLLPFVWNVFTSYRYGEVVTVDDPWGFGNSLEWATTCPPPRHNFIELPRIRSERPAFELHYPHMVERMRAEEHAGRRPPRKTGEPNLSAGPPAVSS comes from the coding sequence GTGACCCCAGTAGTTACAGAACTCGTTCCCTCGCGGCCCTATCCGAAGCGGCACGGGATCAAGGGTTCGTTCCTCTATTCCGCTGCCACCACCACCGACCCCAAGCAGTTGGGCGTGATGTACCTGGTCACGTCGTTCGCATTCTTCATGTTCGGCGGATTGATGGCTCTGTTGATCCGGACCGAACTCGCCGTTCCGGGCCTCCAGTTTCTCTCGACTGAGCAGTACAACCAGCTCTTCACCATGCATGGCACTATCATGCTGCTGCTGTACGCGACGCCGATCGTCTTCGGTTTCGCGAACTACATTCTGCCGCTGCAAATCGGTGCGCCGGACGTGGCGTTTCCGCGACTGAATGCGTTGAGCTACTGGCTCTACCTGTTCGGTGCGCTCATCACCGTCTCGGGTTTTCTCACACCGGGCGGGGCCGCCGATTTCGGCTGGACCGGATATTCCCCATTGACCAACGCGCTGCATTCGCCCGGCGTCGGTGCCGACCTGTGGATTATGGGGTTGGTGTTGGCCGGCGTCGGGACCATCCTCGGTGGGGTCAACATGATCACCACAGTCATCTGCCTGCGCGCACCCGGAATGACGATGTTCCGGATGCCGATCTTCACCTGGAATGTGTTCATGACAATGATCCTGGTGTTGCTGGCGTTCCCAATTCTGACCGCAGCGCTGATGGGACTGCTCGTGGACCGACACCTCGGCGGTCATATCTTCGATCCCGCAAATGGTGGTGCGATCTTGTGGCAGCACTTGTTCTGGTTCTTCGGGCATCCCGAGGTGTACATCGTGGCGATACCGTTCTTCGGCATCGTGTCGGAGATATTTCCGGTCTTCTCCCGCAAACCGATCTTCGGATACCTCGGGCTGATCTACGCGACCATCGCCATTACCGCTCTCTCGGCGGCGGTCTGGGCCCATCACATGTATGCCACGGGATCTGTTCTGCTGCCCTTCTTTTCGATGATGACCTTCCTCATCGCCGTGCCGACCGGAGTGAAATTTTTCAACTGGATCGGCACGATGTGGAAGGGGCAGTTGACCTTCGAATCGCCGATGCTGTTCTCGATCGGCTTTCTGGTCACCTTCCTCTTCGGTGGCCTTTCCGGCGTAATTCTGGCGAGTCCGCCACTCGACTTCCACGTCACCGATTCGTATTTTCTCGTAGCGCACTTCCACTACGTTCTCTTCGGAACCATCGTCTTCGCGAGCTACGCCGGGATCTACTTCTGGTTTCCGAAAATGACCGGACGATTCATGAACGAACGTCTCGGCAAATGGCATTTCTGGACGACCTTCGTCGGTTTCCATATGACGTTTCTGGTCCAACATTGGCTCGGCGCCGAAGGTATGCCGCGTCGGTATGCGGATTACCTGCCGTCGGATGGATTCACCACCCTGAACTCCATCTCCACGATCGGTTCGTTTGTCCTCGGGGCGTCGCTGTTGCCCTTTGTCTGGAACGTTTTCACGTCCTATCGATACGGGGAGGTTGTGACGGTCGACGACCCGTGGGGGTTCGGCAATTCACTCGAATGGGCAACCACCTGTCCGCCGCCGCGGCACAACTTCATCGAACTACCCCGAATTCGCAGCGAACGACCAGCGTTCGAACTGCACTACCCACATATGGTTGAACGGATGAGAGCAGAAGAGCACGCCGGTAGAAGGCCGCCGAGAAAAACAGGTGAACCCAACCTTTCGGCGGGCCCACCTGCTGTGAGTTCTTGA